One window from the genome of Bartonella sp. WD16.2 encodes:
- a CDS encoding DUF6460 domain-containing protein yields the protein MKNRKNSHNSLHSFLGDTPGRIAVKLLILSFFTGIAINILGWTPINLIWEIIDFLQSLWETGFMTFVNLFHVTLAGAIIVMPVFLFLRIFRRK from the coding sequence ATGAAAAATAGAAAAAATTCACACAATTCTCTTCATTCATTTCTCGGTGATACACCAGGGCGTATTGCTGTAAAACTGCTTATCCTTTCATTCTTCACTGGAATCGCGATCAACATCCTAGGGTGGACACCTATTAATCTTATTTGGGAAATAATAGACTTCCTTCAATCTCTATGGGAAACAGGGTTTATGACTTTTGTAAACCTCTTTCATGTGACCTTGGCTGGTGCAATAATTGTTATGCCTGTTTTCCTTTTTTTACGCATCTTCCGTAGAAAATAA